tataatatacagaaggctttgatgcagcttcagacCTGTAGAAGTGGCTTaaatcaatggtagttattacaaaaaaaacggccagcagagtataagaagtcagccagggccatgttgcaacaagctttttgtcaatgttttcaccaggaatgtgactaTTGATAAAAATTAGCTACATTTTAATgctgattgctgcaaaatggaaacatttttttttgtcctggtgaaagaagagactaaactttcttttgataggttccatgtttttataacgatggataacaatattctgtgggtcttgcaaactCAGTCAACATCAACAGTGGCTGAAAAGAGACAGGAAGTGATGGCCATGATGCTGGTGACCTTTTCCAAACTCGCCAAACTGCGCCAGTTTGAGTTTGGAACATGACATTTAGTCatcatataaataaaagaagctCTGTCATTTTCGCGGTCAgtcatatttatgtatttattgagcAATGTGACCCCTTGGGAGGTGCTGGCGACGGGTCTGAGCGCGCTGTACTCGTCGCTGCCGCGCAAGATGGAGGTGCACGGGGACGACTGGCATGCCCTGCGGCGCGAGGACTGGATGGGCGTGTCCTCGCTGGTGGTCTTCATGAACTCGCTGGAGTTCTGCAACGCCGTGGTGCAGGTGGCCCACCCCATGGTGCGCTCGCAGCTCCTGGATTATCTGCACAACGGCTTCCTGGTCCCCGTGGTGGCGCCCGCCCTCTACAAGGTACCGCGTGGATCGTCGATTTGTGCAACTTGATTTGTCGTCATTCTCTTTTTGAACGCTACAGTCTCTGTTGCCCCTTTAACAATTTGTTCTATTTTCAGAGGTTTAAAATCCAGATCCAGAAAGAATCCCCCAACCCTCCaaaaaattattgtattttctcATTAACGCTAAGGAAATAATTATTgatgcaagttaatgctgtgatgcaagtttaactcattccctcccaatcccggctgtttgactggattttgactgattttgcaaggcccacagaatattgtattataGTGCgattaaaaacatggaacctaccaaaatcaggaaaaaaaatacatttgtatctgtttctgtgttgcagcaattggcattggaatatagctttAAGTTTCATCGCTatttacattcctggtgaaaacactgtcaaaaatagcttgttgcaacatggccctagctgatgtcttatactctgctgccacctgctggcccttttctgtaacaactaccattgctttaagccacctcttcatgtcagaaactgTCAAAGCATTCTGtgttgctctagcataaaaaaaaaaaaaagtctaagtaCGTGtttagtaataaaataaaacgtatttatacgtttttgggatcaaatgagttaagcacagCGCCAAGAGAAATAGAGCAAATCTTAGAAGGAAGGGGAATGTTATTCAAATcaagttttgcttttttttttgtcattctcaTTTGCTCTTTCTTGTAGCCATTGGGGGTTTCACTCGGGAAAATATTCAACGCAGCCCTACTCGTATTTCATTCTGATGAATACAGTTTTGTGTTCTTGATATGAATTTGAATGAAGAAGTGAAATCCACCCCtgttggccattttgccacttgccgttgactgaaaatgacatcacagtcgctcagCTCATTTaacaaccaattacagctcagcttGAGAAAAGAGGCGGGCTTGTGATTGCTTGTTGCCTAACCCTTAATCTGAATGTTGTGTTTCGATTAGTGGGTCACATACAAAAGactgtcaaaaaaatgtttgggttgactttccccgttaactcattcaaacccaaaaacgtatgctttttgttttttttaatttgaccttcactcccaaaaacgtatttatacgttgttgttttttccccccccatgtttttatgctagagcatacagaaagctttaatgcagcttctgatctgaagaggtcacttaaagcaatggtagttattacaaaaataaccaatggatggcagcagagtataagagattgatttttgtcagtgttttcaccaagaatgtgaatattgatcaaacgtagctatatttaatgctaattgctgcaaaacggaaatagatactaatatactttttttttcctcatgaaagaagaaactctaatctttcttttggtaggttccatgttctgatagcaatagaacacaatattgtgtgggccttgccaaatcagtccaaatccagtcaaacagccgggattgcttcactcaaaatggctgccagtcaatgagttaaaggccATATTGCCAAACCAGTTGGCTGCgctgagagaaaagggggtgaataATTTCACACACCCTACTTTTCAGTTATtcatttgttcaaaaatagtttaaaaTATCAGATACATTTCATTCCACTTGACAATTGTGGCCCAAATGGTGTTGATTtattcacaacaacaaaaaatcagattttttatCTCAGTGTTTGAAGCCTGAATGTGGCAAAAGGTCAAAAAGTGAATACTTTATCCATACTGGCTGATTTGTGTGCCGATAATATCGTCTGTAGTCGTCTGTGGACGAGATGATCGCCAGCACGGCCTACCTGGACCTGTTCCTGCGCAGTGTGAGCGAGACGTCTCTGCTCAAGACCTTCCTGCGCTTCATCCTGCTGCATCGCCTAGACAACGACTCCATCCTGGACACGCTGCTTCTGCGCATCAGCAGCAACTCCAGGGTCGGTTGAGCGAAATGTCGGACGGACGAAACGGACGGATGTGAGATGTTTGCTGAATGAAAGCGCTATgccgtgttgtgttgtgttgtgttgcagCTGTGCATGGTGTCGCTGAGCCTGTTCCAGACTCTTCTGTCGTTCAACTGCGAGGACATCATGCTGCAGCTGGTCCTCAGGTACGCCCGCGCCGCACGGCCGTCATCAATGACGGCGTCATTTCCGCTCACCTGGTCCGCTGCCCCCCAGATACCTGCTCCCGTGCAGCCACGTCATGCTGAGTCAGCGGCGCGCCATCCGGGAGGCCGACATGTACGGCAAATGCGCTGACAAGTTCCTGTCGCTCATCCCCGAGTGCTGCAGGACCACCGCGGCGCCTCCTGCCAGCCGCGACGAGGATCATGCCTTCAGGGGCAAAGGTGAAGACATTCGCCTATCAACTTTTTGGTTTTTCGCAAATACCGGTACTCAAAATTGGAAACTTTCCACCAGTGATGATTTTGTCGACGAAAAATACCAGTGAtcattttgttgacgaaaaattttcaaacatgaaaattGTTTTCGGGTTCGggggttaaattaaaaaattaaataaaaaaaaaatactactactactactactaataataataataataataaatgtattaattaaaacaattaataaataattaataatagaaaaaatatttacatatatatatatatatatatatatatatatatatatatatatatatatatatatatatatatatatatgtatatatgtatgtatgtatatatttaagtgctgtcaaacgattaaaatttttaatctgattaatcgcactttttaattttgattaatcagctaaattacttgcgtaatataaaagacaaaataccgtaatattttgacattaatgcattttattatctgaatgtcatttgcaaacattgattaaatgcatgcacGCAATTGCAtccatgcgtgtattgctcaaaacgtaactgcatcatatcaattgggtgcaattcaacaattttgtttgttgtgtgttttgtgttcaaAATGAACCGGTTCCTTCACGGACCACTTCCCTCTGGTGGTagaaggtaaaaaacaaaaaaaaaaaaaaaaaaaacgtatcctGGTGTAAGTAATGGGGTCGAGTTGGATGAAACCATTTTCAGTCAAGTGGGGGGggtttactgtatttttgttgttttaaatattacttttaaACTCTAGTTATAAGTTCCTAGCTTGtaaaaatgggctaaatacACGTCTGCCTCTATTGTACTCATGAGACAATCTTGACTGCGTTATGTTCCCATGGAAAGTTTCCATTTTTGCAAATTGCCGTCATTTAGTCCCGTGACGTTTGCCTTctcccgtccgtccgtccacagCGTCTCACAATGCGAGCGGGGAGTCCCCGGCGTCAGCCAGACCCAGCACGCCGTCCcgtttggccttcttcatcCGCCAGCAAAGCTCGGGGGGCCCCCCGCCCACGCCTGCCGGCTCGGAGTCCCCGCAGTCGGCGGCCCCCGACAGCCCCATGCACCCGCCGCCGCCATCTGAAATTGTGGCCTGGGATTCAGGCTACCTGGACTACCTGAGGGACGCTCGACGAGGCATTGAGCTCTGCTCGTGGGCCTGCCAGGATTGGTCGGCACCTTATGATGGTGAGAACCCCTCCCCAAGCactgcgccgccgccgccgccccctccCACGTACACCCCCACCACGAGAGCGGCGGTGGCGCGCACCGAGTGGAGCGGCTCGGAGCACGACAGTGGCGAATGGGATGTCACCATCGGACAAAACGACTGCATCAGCCTCACACCGCGCTCCAAGAAGCGGAGCCTTCATTGTCAACAACTTCCAAAACCTGTTCCTCCCCAACTTTGCCCCGTCCCTTTAGCCACTTCCCCACCGGTGCCAAACAACCCCACCGCCAGAGCCGCCTCCTTGCACAACGGCACGGTGGCACCGGGCGAGGGCTGCCCGGGTCGGGACCCGGAGCTGGAGGCCAAGAAGGCGAAGCGAAACTCTGATCACCGGGACTTTTTGGACGAGAACGCAAATCAAAACGGGTGCGCGGCCAAAGACACTGGTAACGATGGCTGTGCCCAGCGTCGCGGGCCCACACTGGAGAGTCTAATCCAGGAGCTTCTGGAACCATCTCCCGCCGACACGCGGCCCCCCGACGACTCGGACGGCGAGGGCATCAGCATCGAGGCCTTCACCCAAGAGCTGAAGATGCTGGAGGAGCGCGTGACGCCGCCGCCCACCAACGCCGCAGAGACGTCCCCAGGCGACCAGCATGATGGCGACCCGGAGGAGAAAACGGCCGACGTCACAGGACAAAGTTCCCAAACGGCCGTCTGCAGTCCCGCCAGGCCTCTCGCGCTCGCTCAGGGATCATGTCAGCCGTACACGGGTAAGAACCGCAACCCACGACACAGCTGCCATCTGCTAATGAAATTAGTAAAATTAGCAGTTTGCGTGTCATcataggcgctttcacaccgcaggaacttatgaTGGAACTTCCatatgttccgggggagtttgtccaaagtttgcgttcacacacaaaaccagttccgggtcTTGGGGGGTTGCAACGGTACAACCTAAGCTCCTAGGCCTGAGGAGGGTAtttgggtgtaccctgaacGACACAAGGTAGGGGCGTGTTGTCTAGTGTgtcatgattggttgactggacgaggaggtgtgtcgttttggttagatgatttttttttttcccgcggtaaagccgccattttTTCTTTACTATATTCTATCGGGCGcgataactttttgttcaaacatttcggcaatggaaggattaaaaaaacgagaggtggacggacgaggaagtacaggctctcctgagcaaaCATGGGATGAGGAAACCCAACGGCACTTCGAAAGTCCAACAAGAAACGATGATAACCGCGAAGCTAGCAGAGTTAacatgaaacacacacaaaagcaggtgaggggaaaactaaagaaactccaacaggactataaaaaaaactcaaggaccacaacaaccGCAGAGGAAATGactgcaaaattaataaatgtatgaaagactgGACGCCGTTCTCTGCCACCGGATGGGGTGTACCACCGGTAGTACAAAGGACTCTGCAATCACCACGCTGGAAGCGATGCGCGAGGACACGGCTGTGTGCGAAGATTCA
The Festucalex cinctus isolate MCC-2025b chromosome 11, RoL_Fcin_1.0, whole genome shotgun sequence DNA segment above includes these coding regions:
- the fhip1b gene encoding FHF complex subunit HOOK-interacting protein 1B isoform X3 → MSWLSRLTPRAPATAAARSGRSAVPQEAPLRTADPETCLMVFENHWRQVSRVLEHSEPSRSTDDLIAVRNHTDQMLCLLAEERPPQGEEDCDGEGPILQLVVGERVLERLVVWHLRHGSDPDSVAALLKLLEMLIGQSRQALLRRPAVLHPLLTLVAACAHPDRGCPPTLENSLVLLLNQVCARVVREPALLETLLRAAPAQQGSTNLLVFSLLVPFIHREGAVGQQARDALLLVMAASAANRAVARYIAHNSYFCPVLATGLSALYSSLPRKMEVHGDDWHALRREDWMGVSSLVVFMNSLEFCNAVVQVAHPMVRSQLLDYLHNGFLVPVVAPALYKSSVDEMIASTAYLDLFLRSVSETSLLKTFLRFILLHRLDNDSILDTLLLRISSNSRLCMVSLSLFQTLLSFNCEDIMLQLVLRYLLPCSHVMLSQRRAIREADMYGKCADKFLSLIPECCRTTAAPPASRDEDHAFRGKASHNASGESPASARPSTPSRLAFFIRQQSSGGPPPTPAGSESPQSAAPDSPMHPPPPSEIVAWDSGYLDYLRDARRGIELCSWACQDWSAPYDGENPSPSTAPPPPPPPTYTPTTRAAVARTEWSGSEHDSGEWDVTIGQNDCISLTPRSKKRSLHCQQLPKPVPPQLCPVPLATSPPVPNNPTARAASLHNGTVAPGEGCPGRDPELEAKKAKRNSDHRDFLDENANQNGCAAKDTGNDGCAQRRGPTLESLIQELLEPSPADTRPPDDSDGEGISIEAFTQELKMLEERVTPPPTNAAETSPGDQHDGDPEEKTADVTGQSSQTAVCSPARPLALAQGSCQPYTGKNRNPRHSCHLLMKLVKLAVCVSS
- the fhip1b gene encoding FHF complex subunit HOOK-interacting protein 1B isoform X1, with the protein product MSWLSRLTPRAPATAAARSGRSAVPQEAPLRTADPETCLMVFENHWRQVSRVLEHSEPSRSTDDLIAVRNHTDQMLCLLAEERPPQGEEDCDGEGPILQLVVGERVLERLVVWHLRHGSDPDSVAALLKLLEMLIGQSRQALLRRPAVLHPLLTLVAACAHPDRGCPPTLENSLVLLLNQVCARVVREPALLETLLRAAPAQQGSTNLLVFSLLVPFIHREGAVGQQARDALLLVMAASAANRAVARYIAHNSYFCPVLATGLSALYSSLPRKMEVHGDDWHALRREDWMGVSSLVVFMNSLEFCNAVVQVAHPMVRSQLLDYLHNGFLVPVVAPALYKSSVDEMIASTAYLDLFLRSVSETSLLKTFLRFILLHRLDNDSILDTLLLRISSNSRLCMVSLSLFQTLLSFNCEDIMLQLVLRYLLPCSHVMLSQRRAIREADMYGKCADKFLSLIPECCRTTAAPPASRDEDHAFRGKASHNASGESPASARPSTPSRLAFFIRQQSSGGPPPTPAGSESPQSAAPDSPMHPPPPSEIVAWDSGYLDYLRDARRGIELCSWACQDWSAPYDGENPSPSTAPPPPPPPTYTPTTRAAVARTEWSGSEHDSGEWDVTIGQNDCISLTPRSKKRSLHCQQLPKPVPPQLCPVPLATSPPVPNNPTARAASLHNGTVAPGEGCPGRDPELEAKKAKRNSDHRDFLDENANQNGCAAKDTGNDGCAQRRGPTLESLIQELLEPSPADTRPPDDSDGEGISIEAFTQELKMLEERVTPPPTNAAETSPGDQHDGDPEEKTADVTGQSSQTAVCSPARPLALAQGSCQPYTGPLMVVLLSKLENMLHNSLYVNILLTGMLARLACYPQPLLRSFLLNTNMVFQPSVKSLIQVLGCVKNRIEAFAASHEDFPAMLRKAQQYLVARGKVDWSEPPGALPPLRRSDSFVKSRKSSLSDLILRHTNSPARTRSAAQMALAHVRVGGQTLHSALFRGGGGTGGASGLEKQAEALRVKNAVYCAVIFCEFLKELAALAQEHAVAMPFARTDAEE
- the fhip1b gene encoding FHF complex subunit HOOK-interacting protein 1B isoform X2 → MLCLLAEERPPQGEEDCDGEGPILQLVVGERVLERLVVWHLRHGSDPDSVAALLKLLEMLIGQSRQALLRRPAVLHPLLTLVAACAHPDRGCPPTLENSLVLLLNQVCARVVREPALLETLLRAAPAQQGSTNLLVFSLLVPFIHREGAVGQQARDALLLVMAASAANRAVARYIAHNSYFCPVLATGLSALYSSLPRKMEVHGDDWHALRREDWMGVSSLVVFMNSLEFCNAVVQVAHPMVRSQLLDYLHNGFLVPVVAPALYKSSVDEMIASTAYLDLFLRSVSETSLLKTFLRFILLHRLDNDSILDTLLLRISSNSRLCMVSLSLFQTLLSFNCEDIMLQLVLRYLLPCSHVMLSQRRAIREADMYGKCADKFLSLIPECCRTTAAPPASRDEDHAFRGKASHNASGESPASARPSTPSRLAFFIRQQSSGGPPPTPAGSESPQSAAPDSPMHPPPPSEIVAWDSGYLDYLRDARRGIELCSWACQDWSAPYDGENPSPSTAPPPPPPPTYTPTTRAAVARTEWSGSEHDSGEWDVTIGQNDCISLTPRSKKRSLHCQQLPKPVPPQLCPVPLATSPPVPNNPTARAASLHNGTVAPGEGCPGRDPELEAKKAKRNSDHRDFLDENANQNGCAAKDTGNDGCAQRRGPTLESLIQELLEPSPADTRPPDDSDGEGISIEAFTQELKMLEERVTPPPTNAAETSPGDQHDGDPEEKTADVTGQSSQTAVCSPARPLALAQGSCQPYTGPLMVVLLSKLENMLHNSLYVNILLTGMLARLACYPQPLLRSFLLNTNMVFQPSVKSLIQVLGCVKNRIEAFAASHEDFPAMLRKAQQYLVARGKVDWSEPPGALPPLRRSDSFVKSRKSSLSDLILRHTNSPARTRSAAQMALAHVRVGGQTLHSALFRGGGGTGGASGLEKQAEALRVKNAVYCAVIFCEFLKELAALAQEHAVAMPFARTDAEE